A window from Streptosporangiales bacterium encodes these proteins:
- a CDS encoding IS982 family transposase → VFTRVAQRLLAMAAGIWHNWTTGVTSKRSLTAYDH, encoded by the coding sequence GGTATTCACCCGAGTCGCCCAACGCCTGCTGGCCATGGCCGCCGGGATCTGGCACAACTGGACCACCGGCGTCACCAGCAAACGATCACTCACCGCCTACGACCACTGA